In a single window of the Nicotiana tomentosiformis chromosome 10, ASM39032v3, whole genome shotgun sequence genome:
- the LOC138900028 gene encoding uncharacterized protein, with the protein MVSSEQNLELCISPTREEVKAAVFALSGDSTSGPDSFTSIFFQVCWDIVGEDIHNMLKLVYIGCSLPKSITHTNLVLLPKRPMVQTFSELITICLSNFISKVISRVVHDRLEKILPTFISSNQSGFVKGRKNIIEVLSKYEHTSGQMINKAKSSFYMHYNVVGTLLNSMGAITGFTRGEFLLTYLGYQIFYTRRRKDYYNDLIKKVKAELHSWKGKLLSYGGKATLISSVLQSMPTHILYVLDPPDNVLEHLHKTFARFFRNNKEEGRSRHWTKWQNLCLPKEEGGVGFRSLFDVSKALFSKLWWMFRTSKSLWSNFMWNKYYFPINEELHEVADLRADDGWNEKLLEQSFPRDIADPIRLEAKFDNTNE; encoded by the exons ATGGTATCTAGTGAGCAGAATTTAGAACTTTGTATAAGTCCTACAAGAGAGGAGGTGAAGGCAGCAGTGTTTGCATTGAGTGGTGATAGTACAAGTGGTCCAGATAGCTTTACTAGTATTTTCTTTCAAGTATGCTGGGATATAGTAGGGGAAGACATACACAATATGCTGAAACTGGTTTATATAGGATGTTCTTTGCCTAAGTCTATAACTCACACAAACCTTGTGTTGCTACCAAAAAGGCCAATGGTCCAAACATTCTCTGAACTCATAACTATATGTTTGAGCAATTTCATAAGCAAAGTGATCTCGAGAGTTGTTCATGATAGGCTGGAGAAGATACTACCTACTTTTATCTCTTCCAATCAATCAGGCTTTGTCAAAgggagaa AAAATATTATAGAAGTTTTGTCCAAGTATGAGCACACTTCCGGCCAAATGATCAACAAGGCAAAGAGTTCCTTTTATATGCATTATAATGTGGTTGGAACATTGTTAAATTCTATGGGGGCTATTACTGGATTCACAAGGGGTGAGTTTCTATTGACCTATCTTGGATATCAAATATTCTACACAAGAAGAAGGAAGGATTACTACAATGATCTGATAAAGAAGGTAAAGGCAGAGCTACATTCTTGGAAGGGAAAACTACTGTCATATGGGGGAAAAGCTACTTTGATATCTAGTGTCCTACAAAGCATGCCTACACATATCCTATATGTACTTGATCCACCTGATAATGTACTTGAACATCTACATAAAACCTTTGCCAGGTTTTTCCGGAATAACAAGGAGGAAGGAAGAAGTAGACATTGGACAAAATGGCAAAATCTTTGCCTACCTAAGGAGGAAGGAGGAGTAGGTTTTAGATCACTGTTTGATGTCTCCAAAGCATTATTTTCCAAGCTATGGTGGATGTTTAGGACCTCAAAGTCCTTATGGTCTAATTTTATGTGGAATAAATACT actttccaatcaatgaagaACTACATGAAGTAGCTGACTTGAGAGCTGATGATGGATGGAATGAGAAACTCCTGGAGCAATCCTTCCCAAGGGATATTGCTGATCCTATTAGACTGGAAGCAAAATTTGACAATACAAATGAATAA
- the LOC138900029 gene encoding uncharacterized protein, producing MTFVYAKCSSLERLELWDNLYYLARDMELPWVVGGDFNVTLSKEEKIGRLPAYPPESEDFAFCVNSCEHFDLRYKRQPLYLALFANIEVKHLIRTGSDHAQLLMSYGDQALQFIIPFKFLNFWTKHESFTEVIIHNWMADFTGDTFLILKKKLKRGTLENRIILQQAQAELKKYLSIKEQYWKQKAGMTWFVEGDRNTRFFHNHVNGKRQKLQLKRIQNNDGAWIDSQVLMSDAAVEIFQKHFT from the exons ATGACCTTTGTATATGCAAAGTGCTCATCACTGGAAAGATTAGAATTGTGGGATAATCTATACTACCTTGCTAGGGATATGGAGTTACCTTGGGTGGTAGGAGGGGATTTTAATGTGACTCTTAGTAAAGAGGAGAAGATAGGAAGATTGCCAGCGTACCCCCCAGAGTCTGAAGATTTTGCCTTTTGTGTTAACTCTTGTGAACACTTTGATCTTAGATACAAAAGGCAGCCCCTTTACTTG GCCCTATTTGCCAATATAGAAGTGAAGCATCTCATAAGAACAGGCTCAGATCATGCTCAACTTTTGATGAGTTATGGTGATCAGGCTTTACAATTTATTATACCATTCAAGTTCTTGAACTTCTGGACCAAACATGAATCTTTTACGGAGGTGATTATACATAATTGGATGGCTGACTTCACTGGAGATACTTTCTTAATACTCAAGAAGAAGCTAAAGAGG GGAACATTGGAGAATAGAATAATACTTCAACAAGCTCAAGCTGAATTAAAGAAGTACTTGAgcattaaggagcagtattggaaaCAAAAAGCAGGAATGACATGGTTTGTAGAAGGGGACAGAAATACCAGATTTTTCCACAATCATGTCAATGGTAAAAGGCAAAAACTCCAGTTGAAGAGAATTCAGAATAATGATGGTGCATGGATTGATTCACAAGTTTTGATGTCTGATGCTGCAGTTGAAATTTTCCAGAAGCACTTCACATAA